A DNA window from Acidihalobacter prosperus contains the following coding sequences:
- a CDS encoding Nudix family hydrolase, whose translation MCASTRITAADAARSDDAPPLQVAVGAIVREDGRYLLSRRRADAHQGGRWEFPGGKIEAGETPETALDRELYEELGIRPLIIRPLISIAHRYPERHVRLHVYRVESFSGTPEPREGQAFDWFDETALCALSLPDANRGIVAALRLPDRYLITPEPDVDEARFFAGIEAALRRGVRLVQLRAKSVDEHRLRLLASGAVDVCRRHGARLMLNGRPELARVVGADGVHLSASQLQTVQGRLDLENLYIAASCHNERELVLAGRLGVDFAVCSPVRPTASHPGAPAIGWLGFEAMCAQAPFPVYALGGLDTTDIEEARRRGGQGVAAIRGLWEGGQAYARHA comes from the coding sequence ATGTGCGCATCAACGCGGATTACCGCAGCTGACGCAGCCCGATCCGATGACGCGCCGCCGTTGCAGGTCGCCGTCGGCGCGATCGTTCGCGAGGACGGTCGCTATCTATTGTCGCGACGCCGTGCGGATGCGCATCAGGGGGGGCGCTGGGAATTCCCGGGCGGCAAGATCGAAGCTGGAGAGACGCCGGAAACCGCACTGGATCGCGAGTTGTATGAGGAACTCGGCATCCGTCCGTTGATCATTCGTCCGCTCATCTCCATCGCCCACCGCTATCCGGAGCGGCATGTGCGCCTGCACGTGTACCGCGTCGAATCCTTCTCCGGCACACCGGAGCCCAGGGAAGGGCAGGCATTCGACTGGTTCGACGAGACCGCACTGTGCGCGTTGAGCCTACCGGACGCCAACCGAGGCATCGTGGCCGCGCTTCGTCTACCAGACCGTTATTTGATCACGCCAGAGCCCGATGTCGACGAGGCACGGTTTTTCGCCGGGATCGAGGCGGCTTTACGCCGCGGCGTGCGCCTGGTTCAATTGCGGGCCAAGTCCGTGGACGAGCACCGGTTGCGGCTCCTCGCGTCGGGGGCCGTTGACGTTTGCCGGCGTCACGGCGCCCGACTGATGCTCAACGGACGACCCGAGCTGGCGCGGGTGGTGGGGGCGGATGGCGTACACTTGTCTGCGTCGCAGCTGCAGACCGTGCAAGGCCGGCTCGACTTGGAGAACCTGTACATAGCCGCATCCTGTCACAACGAGCGTGAGCTGGTCCTGGCAGGCCGATTGGGCGTGGATTTTGCCGTCTGCTCGCCGGTACGCCCAACCGCTAGCCATCCGGGTGCACCGGCGATCGGCTGGCTGGGATTCGAGGCGATGTGCGCGCAGGCACCGTTCCCGGTGTATGCCTTGGGTGGGCTCGACACGACTGACATCGAGGAGGCGCGCAGGCGAGGCGGTCAGGGAGTTGCCGCCATTCGAGGCTTATGGGAGGGAGGGCAAGCATATGCGCGACATGCGTAA
- the argJ gene encoding bifunctional glutamate N-acetyltransferase/amino-acid acetyltransferase ArgJ translates to MAVGLQLPAPLLPIDGLRLGVAAAGIRYRSRNDLLVIEAASGTRGAAVFTKNAFCAAPVQLARRHLGIAAPRFLLVNAGNANAGTGAAGLAAAQETCRLLAERGGCAVDAVLPFSTGVIGEPLPVDRFADGIESALADLRKDAWLDAAHTIMTTDTLPKGGSRQIEIDGHTVTLTGIAKGAGMIRPDMATLLVFIGTDAGLPEALLGKVLHAAMAESFNSITVDGDTSTNDACTLLATGASGIEIVDADSPGYAAFAAALADLCQQLAQAVIRDGEGATKFVTVDVVGARSKDEARQVGFTVAHSPLVKTALFASDPNWGRILAAVGRSGIPDLDAARVDLDINGVRIATAGGRDPAYTEARGQAALAESDIVIRIDLSRGDASARIWTNDLSHEYVRINADYRS, encoded by the coding sequence ATGGCGGTCGGTTTGCAGTTGCCGGCACCCCTGCTGCCCATCGACGGGCTGCGACTGGGCGTCGCCGCGGCGGGTATCCGCTATCGTTCGCGCAACGATCTGCTGGTGATCGAGGCCGCCTCTGGCACCAGAGGCGCAGCGGTGTTTACGAAGAACGCGTTCTGCGCCGCGCCGGTTCAACTGGCGCGCCGGCATCTCGGCATCGCCGCGCCCCGGTTCCTGCTGGTGAACGCGGGCAACGCCAACGCAGGCACCGGCGCAGCCGGCCTCGCCGCCGCACAGGAAACTTGCCGTCTGCTTGCCGAACGGGGGGGCTGCGCCGTCGACGCCGTGTTGCCGTTTTCGACCGGCGTGATCGGCGAACCGTTGCCGGTCGATCGCTTTGCCGATGGCATCGAGTCGGCACTCGCGGATCTTCGAAAAGATGCATGGCTGGATGCCGCGCATACGATCATGACCACCGATACGCTGCCCAAAGGCGGGTCAAGGCAAATCGAGATCGACGGGCATACGGTGACGCTGACGGGAATCGCCAAGGGGGCGGGCATGATCCGCCCCGATATGGCCACTCTGCTGGTCTTCATCGGGACCGACGCGGGACTCCCCGAGGCGCTGCTCGGCAAAGTGCTGCATGCCGCCATGGCCGAGTCATTCAACAGCATCACCGTCGATGGCGATACCTCGACCAATGACGCCTGCACATTGCTGGCGACGGGCGCCTCGGGCATTGAAATTGTCGATGCGGATTCGCCAGGCTATGCCGCCTTTGCGGCTGCGCTTGCGGATCTTTGCCAGCAGCTGGCGCAGGCCGTAATCCGCGACGGCGAGGGGGCGACCAAATTCGTGACCGTCGATGTCGTCGGCGCGCGCAGCAAAGACGAGGCGCGCCAGGTCGGATTCACGGTGGCGCATTCGCCCCTGGTCAAAACCGCCTTGTTCGCCAGCGATCCCAACTGGGGAAGGATCCTGGCGGCGGTCGGGCGTTCGGGCATTCCGGACCTCGATGCTGCGCGGGTTGATCTCGATATCAATGGCGTTCGCATTGCGACTGCCGGTGGTCGCGACCCCGCCTACACGGAAGCACGGGGGCAAGCCGCTCTGGCCGAGTCGGACATCGTGATCCGCATCGATCTGTCGCGAGGCGACGCGTCGGCGCGGATCTGGACCAACGACCTGAGCCACGAGTATGTGCGCATCAACGCGGATTACCGCAGCTGA
- the secA gene encoding preprotein translocase subunit SecA, producing MLGKVLTKVFGSRNERQVKRYGRLVARINELESSLEALDDAALKVKTEEFKQRLAKGEALDDLMPEAFATVREASRRVLGMRHYDVQMIGGMVLHEGKIAEMKTGEGKTLVATLPVYLNALTGRGVHVITVNDYLASRDAAQMGRLYGFLGLSTGVIVGGLDSEQRRAAYGADITYGTNNEFGFDYLRDNMAFSVEERVQRPLYYAVVDEVDSILIDEARTPLIISGPTNENSELYLKINELIPNLSPQADEESEGDYLVDEKLKQVLLSEEGHQHVEALLDEAGLLEPGTSLYDVANIGLMHHLNAALRAHALYQRNVDYIVKDGEIIIVDEFTGRTMPGRRWSEGLHQAVEAKEGVRIQNENQTLASITFQNYFRLYERLSGMTGTADTEAYEFQQIYGLEVVVIPTNRPLARKDYHDLIYLTAEEKFEAIIEDIRGCVEAQRPVLVGTASIETSEYLSGKLKKLGIRHEVLNAKQHQREAQIVAEAGMPGAVTIATNMAGRGTDIVLGGSLEAEYANHDELDDARRAELREAWQIRHEAVVNAGGLHIIGTERHESRRIDNQLRGRAGRQGDPGSTRFYLSLEDNLMRIFASDRVKGLMQRLGMQQGEAIENAWVTRAIENAQRKVEGHNFDIRKNLLEYDDVANDQRKVIYEQRWELLTAEDVHETVESIREDVLSGTIDEHIPPDSLDEQWDVAGLTEALARDFGLSLPLQQWLDEDDHLDEQGLRRRIGKAADEAMAAKAAEFGEELLFRIEKDVMLQVLDSQWKEHLAAMDYLRQGIGLRGYAQKDPKQEYKREAFTMFESMLEAMKHEVVSVLMRIQMVSPEELDRAEAMQRASSQMQFSHPEAQSAFMGEDEEGAAEGLRADAEGGAEPYRRDHPKVGRNDPCWCGSGKKFKHCHGRLN from the coding sequence ATGCTCGGCAAGGTCCTAACCAAGGTTTTCGGTAGTCGTAACGAACGTCAGGTCAAGCGCTATGGGCGTCTGGTCGCCCGGATCAACGAACTGGAATCCTCGCTGGAGGCGCTGGACGATGCCGCGCTTAAGGTAAAGACGGAGGAGTTCAAACAGCGCCTTGCCAAAGGCGAGGCGCTGGACGACCTGATGCCGGAGGCCTTCGCGACCGTGCGGGAAGCGAGCCGCCGGGTACTGGGCATGCGGCACTATGACGTCCAGATGATTGGCGGCATGGTACTGCACGAGGGCAAGATCGCCGAGATGAAGACCGGCGAGGGCAAGACGCTGGTCGCCACACTGCCTGTCTACCTCAACGCGCTGACCGGGCGCGGCGTGCACGTGATTACCGTGAACGACTATCTGGCGAGCCGCGATGCGGCCCAGATGGGGCGCCTGTACGGATTTCTCGGCCTGAGCACCGGCGTCATCGTGGGTGGGCTGGATTCCGAGCAGCGACGCGCGGCCTACGGGGCCGACATCACTTATGGCACGAATAACGAGTTCGGCTTCGACTACCTGCGCGACAACATGGCCTTCAGTGTCGAGGAGCGTGTGCAGCGTCCGCTCTACTATGCCGTGGTCGACGAGGTGGACTCGATCCTGATCGACGAGGCGCGTACGCCGTTGATCATCTCCGGGCCCACCAATGAAAATTCCGAGCTCTACCTCAAGATCAACGAGCTGATACCCAACCTCTCGCCTCAGGCGGACGAAGAGTCGGAAGGCGATTATCTGGTCGATGAAAAACTCAAGCAGGTGCTGTTGTCCGAGGAGGGGCACCAGCATGTCGAGGCGCTGCTTGACGAGGCAGGTCTGCTGGAGCCCGGCACCAGTCTGTACGATGTCGCCAACATCGGCCTGATGCACCACCTGAATGCGGCCTTGCGCGCGCATGCGCTCTACCAGCGCAATGTGGACTACATCGTCAAGGACGGCGAGATCATCATCGTCGACGAGTTCACGGGGCGCACCATGCCCGGACGGCGCTGGTCCGAGGGTTTGCACCAAGCCGTGGAGGCCAAGGAAGGCGTGCGCATCCAGAACGAGAATCAAACGCTCGCGTCGATCACCTTCCAGAACTATTTCCGGCTGTACGAGCGACTGTCTGGCATGACGGGCACGGCGGATACCGAGGCCTACGAATTCCAGCAGATCTACGGGCTGGAGGTGGTCGTCATCCCCACCAACCGCCCGCTGGCGCGCAAGGATTACCACGACCTGATCTACCTGACCGCGGAAGAGAAGTTCGAAGCCATCATCGAGGATATACGCGGGTGCGTCGAAGCGCAGCGTCCGGTGCTGGTCGGCACGGCCTCGATCGAGACCTCCGAATATCTTTCCGGCAAGCTCAAAAAGCTCGGCATTCGCCACGAGGTGCTCAATGCCAAGCAGCATCAGCGAGAGGCACAGATCGTGGCCGAAGCCGGCATGCCCGGTGCGGTCACCATCGCGACCAACATGGCGGGCCGCGGTACCGACATCGTTCTGGGCGGCAGCCTCGAGGCTGAGTACGCCAATCACGACGAGTTGGACGATGCCCGACGTGCCGAGCTACGCGAGGCCTGGCAGATCCGCCACGAGGCCGTAGTCAATGCCGGCGGCCTGCATATCATCGGTACGGAACGTCATGAGTCGCGCCGTATCGACAATCAGCTGCGTGGCCGCGCCGGGCGCCAAGGCGATCCGGGGTCCACGCGGTTTTACCTGTCGCTTGAAGACAATCTGATGCGTATCTTCGCTTCCGACCGCGTCAAGGGGCTGATGCAGCGCCTAGGCATGCAGCAGGGCGAGGCGATCGAGAACGCATGGGTGACACGGGCGATCGAAAATGCGCAGCGCAAGGTCGAGGGTCACAATTTCGACATCCGCAAAAACCTGCTCGAGTACGATGATGTCGCCAACGATCAGCGCAAGGTGATCTACGAGCAGCGCTGGGAATTACTGACGGCCGAGGACGTGCACGAGACCGTCGAATCCATCCGTGAAGACGTCCTCAGCGGGACCATCGACGAGCATATCCCGCCGGACAGCCTTGATGAACAATGGGATGTGGCGGGACTGACCGAAGCCCTCGCGCGCGACTTCGGTCTGAGCCTCCCGTTGCAGCAGTGGCTGGACGAAGACGACCACCTGGACGAGCAAGGGTTGCGTCGGCGCATAGGCAAGGCAGCCGACGAAGCCATGGCGGCAAAGGCCGCCGAATTCGGCGAGGAATTGCTGTTCCGGATCGAAAAGGACGTGATGCTCCAGGTGCTCGACAGCCAGTGGAAGGAGCATCTTGCGGCGATGGACTACCTGCGTCAGGGCATCGGTCTGCGCGGTTATGCGCAGAAGGATCCGAAGCAGGAGTACAAGCGCGAAGCCTTCACGATGTTCGAGTCCATGCTCGAAGCCATGAAGCACGAAGTCGTTTCGGTGCTCATGCGTATCCAGATGGTGTCGCCGGAAGAGCTCGATCGCGCAGAGGCCATGCAGCGTGCATCGTCGCAGATGCAGTTCTCACATCCCGAGGCGCAGAGCGCGTTCATGGGTGAGGACGAGGAAGGCGCGGCGGAAGGGTTGCGTGCGGATGCCGAGGGCGGCGCCGAACCCTACCGCCGGGATCACCCCAAGGTCGGCCGGAACGATCCCTGCTGGTGCGGTTCGGGCAAAAAATTCAAACACTGTCACGGTCGACTGAACTAA
- a CDS encoding M23 family metallopeptidase yields MDIIVLGGKGGGSRHLSVGRWHHWLGLAGVLAILALGMLYAGYWVGQKYGVRNLVENWQQSIAQSQREVKVTRETADARIDALTRRLGALQADVMRLDALGGKLVKMANLDPREFDFGHPPGQGGPEPKHEDGHFSAPDIQQQLDALSQQLNERQAQLEVLGQVLTRRHLRAETTPKGWPIEKGWISSYYGMRTDPFTGRPEFHPGIDFAGREGEAVHAVAGGIVTHAGPDGGYGNMVEIASGDGYATIYGHNERVDVKVGEVIRQGQVIAQLGSTGRSTGPHVHLEVRYQGHPINPLRFIRKRRS; encoded by the coding sequence ATGGATATCATTGTATTGGGTGGAAAGGGCGGCGGCAGCCGTCATCTGTCGGTCGGCCGCTGGCATCACTGGCTCGGTCTGGCAGGTGTGCTGGCAATCTTGGCCCTGGGCATGCTGTATGCCGGCTATTGGGTCGGCCAGAAATACGGTGTGCGCAACCTCGTGGAAAACTGGCAACAATCCATCGCACAGTCGCAGCGCGAAGTGAAGGTGACTCGGGAGACGGCCGATGCGCGGATTGACGCGCTCACGCGTCGCCTGGGGGCCTTGCAGGCCGATGTGATGCGCTTGGACGCGTTGGGCGGCAAGTTGGTCAAGATGGCCAACCTCGACCCCCGTGAGTTCGATTTCGGTCACCCGCCCGGCCAGGGTGGCCCAGAACCGAAACACGAGGACGGTCATTTCAGCGCACCCGACATCCAGCAGCAACTCGATGCGCTTTCACAGCAACTCAACGAGCGCCAGGCACAGCTTGAGGTGCTCGGCCAGGTCCTGACCCGACGTCATCTGCGTGCGGAAACCACGCCCAAGGGCTGGCCGATCGAAAAGGGCTGGATCTCGTCCTATTACGGCATGCGTACGGATCCGTTCACCGGTCGTCCAGAATTTCATCCCGGCATCGACTTCGCGGGACGTGAGGGCGAGGCGGTACATGCGGTGGCAGGCGGTATCGTGACCCATGCGGGTCCGGATGGCGGCTACGGGAACATGGTCGAGATCGCCAGCGGCGACGGCTATGCGACCATCTACGGACATAACGAGCGTGTCGACGTCAAGGTCGGCGAGGTGATCCGCCAGGGACAGGTCATCGCCCAACTGGGTTCCACAGGCCGCTCCACGGGGCCGCATGTTCATCTTGAGGTGCGCTATCAGGGGCATCCAATCAATCCGCTGCGCTTCATCCGCAAGCGCCGCAGCTGA
- a CDS encoding DciA family protein codes for MQHASQFLPATLMERAKRMSRISAMIRSALTPELSGHVWFAGIEDDTAHLLTDNGSWVAPLRFQQQMLLERLNEVVGPSRCARISIRVVPEGLPPQG; via the coding sequence ATGCAACATGCCAGTCAGTTTTTGCCCGCCACCCTGATGGAACGCGCCAAGCGGATGTCCCGCATCTCCGCGATGATCAGGTCCGCGCTGACGCCCGAATTATCGGGGCATGTCTGGTTTGCCGGAATCGAAGACGACACCGCCCACCTGCTCACCGACAACGGCAGTTGGGTCGCACCGCTACGCTTCCAACAGCAGATGCTGCTGGAGCGACTCAATGAAGTCGTGGGGCCGAGCAGATGCGCACGCATCAGCATCCGGGTCGTCCCCGAGGGGCTGCCGCCGCAAGGCTGA
- the lpxC gene encoding UDP-3-O-acyl-N-acetylglucosamine deacetylase — MIRQRTLKNAIRATGVGLHTGEKVLLTLHPAPVDAGVVFRRVDLDPPVAIKATPQNVGDTRLSTTLVQAGVSISTVEHLLSAVAGLGIDNLTVDVSAPEVPIMDGSAGPFVFLIQSAGIVEQHAPKRYIRIKRRVTVEDGDKWARFEPFDGFKVGFGIDFDHPMFKNGVQFTELDFSSTSFVKEVSRARTFGFMRDIETLRARNLALGGSLENAVVLDDYRVLNEDGLRYEDEFVKHKVLDAIGDLYLLGHSLIGAFTGYKSGHALNNRLLRTLIEQEDAWEEVTFDDERLAPISYAQPAVSMA, encoded by the coding sequence TTGATCAGGCAGCGCACGCTTAAGAACGCGATTCGCGCAACGGGGGTGGGGCTCCATACCGGCGAAAAGGTATTGCTCACGCTGCATCCGGCGCCCGTGGATGCGGGCGTGGTATTCCGGCGCGTCGACCTTGACCCCCCGGTCGCGATCAAGGCCACCCCACAGAACGTGGGCGATACCCGGCTGTCGACCACGCTGGTGCAGGCGGGCGTTTCGATTTCCACCGTCGAGCATCTGCTGTCCGCGGTAGCCGGACTCGGCATCGACAACCTGACCGTCGATGTCAGTGCGCCGGAGGTGCCGATCATGGACGGCAGCGCCGGTCCCTTCGTGTTTCTGATTCAGTCGGCCGGCATCGTGGAGCAGCATGCGCCCAAGCGCTATATCCGGATCAAGCGACGGGTTACTGTCGAGGATGGCGACAAGTGGGCGCGTTTCGAGCCGTTCGATGGCTTCAAGGTGGGCTTCGGCATCGACTTTGACCATCCGATGTTCAAGAACGGGGTCCAGTTCACCGAACTGGACTTCTCCAGCACGTCCTTCGTGAAGGAAGTCAGTCGTGCCAGAACCTTCGGCTTCATGCGTGACATCGAGACCCTCCGTGCACGCAATCTGGCGCTCGGCGGCAGCCTGGAGAACGCGGTCGTGCTCGACGATTATCGGGTACTCAATGAGGATGGGCTGCGTTACGAGGACGAGTTCGTCAAGCACAAGGTGCTGGATGCCATTGGCGACCTCTATCTGCTGGGTCACAGCCTGATCGGTGCGTTCACCGGCTACAAGTCCGGCCATGCCTTGAATAACCGGCTCCTGCGTACGTTGATCGAGCAGGAGGATGCTTGGGAAGAGGTCACCTTCGACGACGAACGCCTCGCGCCGATTTCCTATGCTCAGCCGGCGGTTTCGATGGCCTGA
- the ftsZ gene encoding cell division protein FtsZ, giving the protein MFELVDSFAPDAVIKVIGVGGGGGNAVQHMVNASIEGVDFICANTDAQALKNHSAQTVLQLGTNITKGLGAGANPELGRQAAMEDRDRIREVIEGADMLFITAGMGGGTGTGAAPVVAQIAREMGILTVAVITKPFPFEGRRRMSAAKAGIEELGKYVDSLITIPNEKLLSVLGKGVTLLDAFKAANNVLYGAVQGIAELITRPGLINVDFADVRTVMSEMGMAMMGTGTGSGDGRARTAAQAAISSPLLEDVNIAGAKGILVNITAGLDFAMDEFESVGSEIEALAQNDATVVIGTVIDPDMQDEVRVTLVATGLGNRATEAEVPPSPFVKTEGERQVRGNYKEYDRPTVIRKPHRHEEPAGRQMTGTDYLDIPAFLRKQAD; this is encoded by the coding sequence ATGTTTGAACTCGTAGATTCATTTGCACCGGATGCGGTCATCAAGGTCATCGGCGTCGGTGGCGGCGGCGGCAATGCCGTGCAGCATATGGTTAACGCCAGTATCGAGGGCGTGGATTTCATCTGCGCCAATACGGATGCCCAGGCGCTCAAAAACCATAGTGCGCAGACCGTGCTGCAGCTGGGCACCAACATCACCAAGGGGCTGGGCGCAGGCGCCAATCCGGAGCTTGGGCGACAGGCGGCCATGGAGGACCGCGACCGCATCCGCGAGGTCATCGAGGGTGCGGACATGCTGTTCATCACCGCAGGCATGGGTGGCGGCACGGGTACCGGTGCGGCGCCCGTCGTCGCGCAGATTGCCCGCGAAATGGGCATCCTCACCGTTGCAGTCATCACCAAACCCTTCCCCTTCGAGGGACGCAGGCGCATGAGTGCGGCCAAGGCCGGCATCGAGGAACTCGGCAAATACGTCGACTCACTGATTACCATCCCGAACGAAAAGCTGCTGTCGGTGCTCGGCAAGGGCGTAACCCTGCTCGATGCCTTCAAGGCGGCCAACAACGTGCTCTATGGTGCAGTCCAGGGGATCGCCGAGCTGATCACGCGGCCGGGACTGATCAACGTCGACTTTGCCGACGTGCGCACGGTAATGTCCGAAATGGGCATGGCAATGATGGGCACCGGTACCGGCAGCGGGGATGGCCGCGCGCGCACCGCAGCGCAGGCCGCGATTTCCAGCCCGCTGCTGGAAGATGTGAACATCGCCGGTGCCAAGGGCATTCTTGTCAACATCACCGCGGGCCTCGACTTTGCCATGGACGAGTTCGAGTCGGTGGGGTCGGAGATCGAGGCGCTGGCGCAGAATGATGCCACCGTCGTCATCGGCACCGTCATCGATCCGGACATGCAGGACGAGGTGCGCGTGACCCTGGTGGCGACCGGGCTCGGCAATCGGGCGACCGAGGCCGAGGTGCCGCCCTCTCCCTTCGTCAAGACCGAGGGCGAGCGTCAGGTGCGCGGTAATTACAAGGAATACGACCGTCCCACGGTGATCCGCAAGCCGCATCGACACGAAGAGCCTGCGGGACGTCAGATGACGGGAACGGATTACCTCGACATTCCCGCGTTTTTGCGCAAGCAGGCGGACTGA
- the ftsA gene encoding cell division protein FtsA, which produces MSKRADRGMIVGLDIGTSKVVAIVGEINAEGAIDIVGIGSHPSRGLKKGVVVNIESTVQSMQRAVEEAELMAGVQIHSVYAGIAGSHIRSLNSHGIVAIKDKEVTQNDVDRVIDAAKAVAIPADQQVLHILPQEFIIDDQEGIHEPVGMSGVRLEAKVHLVTGAVSAAQNIIKCVRRCGLEVEDIILEQLASSYSVLTDDEKELGVCLVDIGGGTTDLAVFTDGAIRHTAVIPIAGDQVTNDIAVALRTPTQYAEEIKIKYACALRQLANPEETIEVPSVGDRPPRRLSRQTLAEVVEPRYEELLSLVQAELRRSGYEDLIAAGIVLTGGSSKMEGALDLAEEVFHMPVRLGVPQHVYGLADVVRNPIHATGVGLVLYGSQGRGSGRLERHRAPTSTEGVWHRMKSWFQGNF; this is translated from the coding sequence ATGTCCAAGCGTGCGGACAGGGGCATGATCGTGGGGCTCGATATCGGCACCTCGAAGGTGGTCGCCATCGTCGGCGAAATCAACGCCGAGGGCGCGATCGACATCGTGGGCATCGGTTCGCATCCCTCGCGCGGTCTGAAGAAAGGCGTGGTGGTCAATATCGAATCCACCGTCCAGTCGATGCAAAGGGCGGTCGAGGAGGCCGAGCTGATGGCCGGCGTGCAGATCCATTCGGTGTATGCCGGGATCGCGGGCAGCCACATACGCAGCCTCAACTCGCACGGCATCGTCGCGATCAAGGACAAGGAGGTCACCCAGAACGATGTCGATCGCGTGATCGATGCCGCCAAGGCGGTGGCGATCCCGGCCGACCAGCAGGTGCTGCACATCCTGCCGCAGGAATTCATCATTGACGACCAGGAAGGCATCCATGAGCCGGTGGGCATGTCCGGCGTGCGCCTGGAGGCCAAGGTGCATCTGGTCACCGGCGCAGTGAGCGCGGCGCAGAACATCATCAAGTGTGTGCGCCGCTGTGGGCTCGAGGTCGAGGACATCATCCTCGAACAGCTCGCATCAAGCTATTCGGTGCTGACCGACGACGAAAAGGAGCTCGGCGTGTGTCTGGTCGATATTGGTGGTGGCACCACGGATCTCGCCGTGTTCACCGACGGCGCGATCCGGCATACGGCCGTGATCCCGATTGCCGGCGACCAGGTGACCAACGATATCGCCGTCGCGCTGCGCACGCCGACCCAGTACGCCGAGGAAATCAAGATCAAATACGCCTGTGCGCTGCGTCAGCTCGCCAATCCGGAAGAGACGATCGAGGTGCCGAGCGTCGGCGACCGGCCGCCGCGCCGTCTTTCGCGGCAGACGCTCGCGGAAGTGGTCGAGCCGCGTTACGAGGAGCTGCTCAGCCTGGTGCAGGCCGAGCTCAGGCGCAGCGGATACGAGGATCTGATCGCCGCGGGCATCGTGCTCACCGGCGGGTCATCGAAGATGGAGGGAGCCCTCGATCTTGCAGAAGAGGTATTTCACATGCCCGTACGGCTCGGCGTGCCGCAGCACGTCTACGGCCTCGCGGACGTGGTACGCAACCCGATTCACGCGACCGGGGTCGGCCTGGTGTTGTATGGCAGCCAGGGACGCGGTAGCGGACGTTTGGAGCGACATCGCGCGCCGACTTCAACGGAAGGCGTTTGGCATCGCATGAAAAGTTGGTTCCAGGGAAATTTCTGA
- a CDS encoding cell division protein FtsQ/DivIB produces the protein MPAMTSRRRPPSGAVDRSHDLRAGARRWARPLAVLVLLGAVGFGANALRDWLLSPSTLPVRVVRVEGAGHDVSPAQVRRIVAPMLGGGFFGVDLNAVAKALTAIPWVYRANVQRRWPDTLLIRLQPQQPFAYWGKDALLNRQGEVFKPPLSTFPKGLPSLDGPQGKESELMQHYREASTLFSADGLQVIALSEDARRAYRLWFANGIELVIGRDWDMRRMARLAAVYARVLAPRAKRIDRIDLRYPNGFAVAWKHPKTDGATAPAKE, from the coding sequence ATGCCAGCAATGACCAGTCGACGCCGACCGCCGTCCGGTGCCGTCGACCGATCCCACGACCTGCGGGCCGGGGCGCGACGCTGGGCGAGGCCGCTCGCGGTGCTGGTCCTGCTGGGCGCGGTGGGCTTCGGCGCCAATGCACTGCGCGATTGGCTGTTGTCGCCGTCCACGCTGCCGGTCCGTGTCGTGAGAGTCGAGGGCGCGGGGCACGATGTCTCCCCCGCGCAGGTCAGGCGTATCGTGGCACCGATGCTCGGCGGCGGCTTTTTCGGGGTCGATCTCAATGCCGTGGCCAAGGCGCTGACTGCGATCCCATGGGTCTATCGCGCCAATGTGCAGCGCCGCTGGCCGGATACCCTGCTGATCCGCCTGCAGCCTCAACAGCCGTTTGCCTATTGGGGCAAGGACGCCTTGCTGAATCGGCAGGGCGAGGTGTTCAAGCCGCCGTTGTCGACGTTTCCCAAGGGCCTGCCTTCGCTGGACGGCCCGCAAGGCAAGGAGTCTGAACTGATGCAGCACTACCGCGAGGCCAGCACGTTGTTTTCAGCCGACGGTCTGCAGGTGATCGCCCTGAGCGAGGACGCGCGCCGCGCCTATCGGCTGTGGTTTGCGAACGGCATCGAGCTGGTCATCGGGCGCGACTGGGATATGCGTCGCATGGCGCGCCTCGCCGCCGTGTATGCACGCGTGCTGGCGCCTAGGGCCAAGCGGATCGATCGTATCGACCTGCGTTATCCCAACGGCTTTGCCGTGGCCTGGAAACACCCAAAAACCGATGGGGCCACGGCCCCCGCCAAGGAGTAG